A window of Halichoerus grypus chromosome 15, mHalGry1.hap1.1, whole genome shotgun sequence genomic DNA:
ACCAGGTGATAGGCCAGCGGTGACCTTGAGCCAGGTCAGACACCTCAGCCCCACATGGGCCCACcctggaaaaggaaatgaaaatgacccCACCTGGCAGGAGGCCTGAGCTTTGTAGGTGAGGCCATCCAGAGGCCTAGCTGGCCCCAGACACTGGCCAGACTCCCAAGCCAGCTCCCCTTCCCCTAAGGTGGGGAGGGCCTCCTAGGAAGTCAGCAGGAAGACACCACCACCAGCGGCTTTATTTAACCTGCTCTCAATTTTAGGCTGGTCGTTCAAGCCTTCTTACCACCAAAGGCCCTCTTCCTAGGACAGCCCTTGACCTCTAGTGAAGCTCTAGAGGCCCACTTCCCCTCCCAGTTACAGCTGGACTGCTCAAAGGCCACCTCCCACCCTCGGCGCACTCCCGCACCAAGGCCACTGGGAgacccctctgcctgcccctgtgCAGCTCATCACACAGGCTGTTCGAGGATTCATTTGCTGCTCCAGGCAGGGTCTCCAGGGATCAGTGAGGAGACCTAGCGCGCAGAGCAGGTGGGAGAGGACAGTGGGATGCGAGcccccagggagcctgctggggCCAGCATGACGCTCCTTCCCTGGCATTGGCTCCATCGTTCTTTCTAGACTAAAAGGCTCAGAGTGGCCAGGGAACCAAGTCCATCACTCAAGACCTCAGTCCAGGAGCTCAGAGCTCAGCCTGCCCTTCCCAGGCTTACGGCCACCCACTCCAAACAACACTGACAATTTCAAAGAGGGGAGGGCAGGTCCCAGAAGAAAAGTAGCCATGGGGACTTCTGTTGGTCCAGCTTCCGTAATGGGATTTTATGCTCCTAAAAATCTCATCAAAAACCAAATATCTCACATCACAGGACCCTACATTTTTGGCTTTTATATGATATCCCCTTAAAACAATTTATTCCTGCCATTTCATTTATACCCAAAATATACTGACGTCAGACACTTGGGAGAAACTATGTTTCAAAAAACAggtattttcatttagttatcAAAGAACCGACCACAATGGAGTTCACGTAAGCTGCTCGTTTATTAGCACTGGTGATGCAACATAACGGTTTCCAGTGAAGATGCTGAGCTGTGTGGATCTGGCAGAGCAAGGTGAGGCTCAGATGGGTGAGTGGTGCGCTCCTCTATTTCTTCCACTCGTTCTTGTCGTAGTCCCACTTGGCTGAGAAGCCCTGAATTGGGCTGACCTTCATGTCGAGCATCCTCTTGGTCTGCTTGGCCACCCAGTCCTCTTCAAAGGTGTGCGGGACGGGGCCGTACACTAAAGCCCAGAACAATTTCATGAGACAACACTGTCTTGACGAGTCGTTTCTAAGCCCACGGGTCATTCAGGTCAGGTCTTCCCCAACACCACACACTGGCCGCCAGGCTAGTGAAGTCGCCTGCCACTCCACACCagcacccacccacacacacacacacacacaggctttgaATTCTGGGCACTGGTAACTCTCGATATTATTCCTTTGTGGGTAAAAGATGAGCAGTAAAATACAAGCTAAGAGCAGAAAGTCTCCTCCGTAGGACGCAGATAATGGGGTCTAAGGCTAGCACGGGCACAGAGCCACAAGTGACTGCACTAGTGAGATCAGATACATAGGTATGAGTAACCCGTGTCCACAGCAGACCAGAAGTACAGGATTATCGCTATTTGGAATGGGAAAAACCCATTCCACCTGGACACAAAGAACCGAAAGAGGCAGCACGGAAAGAGCAGACAACCCCGACGCTGTCTAAGCAGAACTGTGAGGTCTGAAGACCTAGGACTCTGCTTACCGAGATGCAGTCCCCATACAGTTGAAATAGCCCTTCGATGAGAATCCGTGCCCTTTTCCTTGATCAAACCTTCACTACGCCACCTTTTGATAATTGTGTGGTGAGCCAATAAAGCACCATGGAAAGGTGGTGTGCCATACAAAGTAGGGAAGGGAAGTCATTTGCTATAGAGCACAGCCTGCCGTGAGTCAGTCAGAGCCTGGCTCACACTGCCATCAACATGAGCTGGTTTCTCAAAGCCAGCGAACAATCCTGGAATAGGTCCCAGAACGGCGGTGCCTGTCGTGCACAGGCGCCCAGTCCACGCACCGGCGCTGGCCCCAATCCAGGTCTCGTGTGGTTGCAACCCGAGACGGCAGGCCtacagcccctccccactcaccatAGCGCTTCTCCCAAATCAGAATGAGAGCAGTGAAGCCGAGGAAGAACATGGCGGTGCCCACAACCGTCTTCCATTCATTCGTGCTCCTGTTCATTTCAGCAAAGCTCTCGTTGAACTTCATGCGGTACACtgggaagagagcacaggcattTGTGGGAATGAGGGCGGCTGTGCCCCTCCTTGCAGGGCTCTCCTATTTCTCCAACATAGCCAAAAGACAAAGTGTGCGTGCATGtgctcacacacatatacaaggCATGATGAAGGGAAGAAAACGCACAGAGTCTACTTTGGACAAAAAAAAcagtgacttctttctttttcaggttACAGCGTATGATCTGCAAAATCCCGTAACTTTCACTCCCCTTTCCCAACTGACAGCATTTTGCTGTGCTGATGTTCCATCAGTAAGTTACAGTGAACCCAGTCCTACTCAGCAGAGGTGCCAAGAAGCTGCATCCACACACTCCACAGCCGACTGACCCCTACCTCGCTGCTCTGTGTCCGCGTCCATGCTCCCCCCTGCGGACCAAAGCCCCGAGCACAGACAGAGAGGCCTGGGCAGAGGCGCAGCCAGCCCAAAAAGCCAGGGCCCTGGATCGACCCCGCAGGACACAGCACACTGGGCCTCCCAAGCACGCTGGTCTCGGGGCAGCACCCTCCATCTCGCAGCCCAGAAACCAGTCAAAATTCTCCCTCACACGGTTTGCCAATATTCCTGCTTCAATACCCACATTCAACTTTTTCATCAATGGAGAGACTGCTCCAGGGagccttctccttctctttcaagGCCTTCTGGCTAGCAGAGAGGTTCTTGACGTGGGCCACATCGGGCAGGGGATAGTCACGCCGGTCGACATAACTCGGGAGAGCATAGTCTTCACTCTTCACGACGCTTCCTACAAAACACGGTAGACAAACATCTGAATATTCACGTAGGTTCAGAGTTACAAAGCGAACTGAGTACAGGCACGTAGAGCCTGAAGACCTCAGTTATCCCAGCGAGCTGCAGCCGCATTTCAAGCAGCTCAGGGACTGTCGTGCGAAGGAGGGAGCAAGCAGGCCTGTCCCCCGTGGCCCGGACGGCAGAACGAGGGGTAACAGAAGCACTTCATCACGGCCAGCACGCGTCTTCCGGGGCAGGTGCCCGCAGAGGCGGCATCGTCTGCGGCTAACGGTGCCACCCAGAGGGCACCCGCTGGACTCGATGAGGGCCCTTCGGTAAGAGACTCACACTAAGGACGAGAAGCATAAACAAGAGAAAACTCATAAAAGAACAAGCGTTTAAAGATCAGAAACCGAGACGTACGGCACTGTCATTAGAACAAAAACACATAACCCGTGTCCAGCAGAGGCTGGAAGCACTGGGCTCCACAGACGTGTCCCGGAGCCACGCATCCACAGGTCCGAGTTCACTGAGCACCGACTACCTGCTGGCCGCGGTTCTAGACATCTGAGATCAGGGAACGAAGATCCCTGGTGCTCACATGCTAGAAGCAGGACGCAAGGTAGACATGGGAATCAGGGGTTATAGAGCGAGGgctcaagaaaaagaacaggtgGAGCAGAGGAAGGGAATTGGGGGCGGGTGCGTATACAGTGGGAAACAAGACCCAACACTCAGGGGAGTAAGGCAGCTCAACATGGAGAGTCATGTACTTGGTGAGTCACTGAATACAgggcttgctctttttctttctaagactGTAAACCGTGTGTGTGTCCTTATACATACATGTAACTGAACACACAAAACTCCTGGCAGGGTAAAGCCCAGTACTTGTCAGTGGGGAGAGGACAAAATGGGGATTTCTGATCACAGAGATAGAAATTTCAGTGCCTTACAACAGGCACATATTTGGGTATTACTCAAGTAAAGAGGAAAACAGttcagaaagcagaaaagaaaggaatagctttatttttatttaggggTTTCCCTAAATAAAGCTACTAAAAGCTGCTTTTTCAATTCTATCATACATCTGCAAGAAAATTTTGTGATCCAAACTGGTCTGGACAAGTACGAAGTCCTGCAGAAACATTTCACTTCTACTAGCTTAGTACCAACGATTAAATTCTCCCAAATCATgttaacaaaagtaaaaaatcattTCACCTCAAAGTAGAATTTCTCTAGATGCTTATCTTTACCATGCAAATGACCAGCATACTTACATATACTCAAGCTTATCCCCAAAAAATTTAAGGTGGAAATGACCAGAATTACTTTccaattttaaattctaaaagtcTATCAAAATGAGTGGACTGAAAAGAATAGCTGTACACTAGCACTCAGCTCGCATGTTAATCACTAAAAACAGAGGCAAACTGGAGTAATGAGAACATTCTAAATCTGACTGTGGTGGTTAGGACACAACTCAGGGACTAAAGTGAAAACCACTCAAGTGCACACTTTCAATGGGTAAATGTCCGCTGTGTGAATTACATCTAaagttataaaaatgcaaatgctcAGAACCTTGGAGCACCCTCAGCATAAAACTGCATGTTCTAGAACGAGACTGGCCAATCTGCAGTCTCAGGGCTGCCAGGGCTCTTCAGCACTTTGGGCCTGGTCCTCCACACCCCGCAAAGACTAGCATACCAAGCATTCCttttaaagggagagaggaggagagagaagagacttTCGCATTCAAGTGAGCATCTCGTCATCTGTGTCCGCAGCTGGGTTTCTCACGGAGCCTCTGCTGAGGTCCGGGGAACAGGAGCTGCCCCCTCAGTCGGACGTGTCACCACACAAGCATCCCAACTCAGTGGTGGCCGCCAGTGGTGCTCCGCGGTGTATTCTATGTGGAACCGGTCTGTGTATTCAGGTACGACCTGCATGACTAAAAGCTAAAAACAAGACTTGTTCAGCGGACTGTGGTGGTGGCCATCAGCCTACGGTGTGAAGACACGGGAATGGAGGAGGCAGGACGTCAGCCCCACAGAGCTTGCACTCCAGAAGCAAAGGCAGCAATACAAACAAACCGCAGTACGTCACCGCTCCAAGCAACGACAAAGCAGGGTGATGTAGGACAGGCAGCATCTTCACAGTGGGTGGCGGGGAAAGGCTGTCCTAAAGTAACGGCTGCATTGAGGCTGACGAGTAGGAGAAAGCTCCCACCCACACCCCGGCGCTGAGGCACAGCAGCCCGCTGCCTGCAAGGAACCATACCGCTGGGGGTTGGGATGCTGAGCAACCCGGGGGGGCTGGTTTGCCTATGTCGTTTGCTTGCTGGAATACAGCGAGATGACATCAGACAGGCTAGCTGCAGATCTTACCCTAGGCACGAGAAGCCACTCAAGGATTTCAAAAAGGAACTATTTTAATTTCCTCTGCCAAAACAATACCTAAGACTAAGTTATGGCCAATGCCACCATAAGGAGAAAGaagttggctttctttttttttaaagattttatttatttttttgatagagacacagcgagagggaacacaagcagggggagtgggagagggagaagcagggttcccgccgagcccgatgcgggactcgatcccaggaccctgggggatcatgacctgagccgaaggcagacacttaacgactgaagcacccaggcgccccaaaagaagTTGGCTTCTTATAAAAAACCAGAATGACCAAAGGGACACCTagaaagaatacattttactTTCCGCAAATTGCACCtcaaactaaacaaacaaaaaagctaagaaaatacATACgcaaagccaaaataaaaacaaaatataatctgTCATAAATGACTTCCTAGGCTTTCAATGAAGGAGTGTTTCTTTCCATATGTACTAGTTAAACAACAAACTTTTATTACTTACtcatttaaataacaaattatcTCAATGATACTCTTACTAATAAATGATctgtgtcgggcgcctgggtggctcagtcggttaagcgtctgccttcagctcaggtcatgatcccagggtcctgggattgagccccgcgtcgggctctctgatcagcagggagtctgcttctctctctcgctaACTCGCTATCTCTcaaaataaagtaagtaaaatcttaagaaataaaataaattatctgtgTCCACGTGTTATCCTGGGCAATgtaaggaagagagggaaatgtAAGACAACGGTATTAGCAACTCAAGGACACGATTTCAAGGAAAAATTCACACATAAAGCAGTTACTGATTACTGAGCCCCAAGATACATAAACAGATTCCTGCACGTAAGTAGCTCGTCCAAGACAGAAATGAGATTAAACTCTGCTCGGGCTAGAAGTCCAAGCTCCTTCCCGTCCCTTGCCCCaataatgtaaatggtattcaaGAATATTGGCTGGGTGTTTTTTTGCGGGGAGAGAGGAAATCATTAAAGTCAAGTATGGTGGAGATCTCTTGAAAGGGGTGGAACTTGAACCTGaaaaaagggggaagggaaggaaaaggggggaaaagaaataGCATAAACAAAGATTCAGACTGGTATTCAACATGATTCATAAATATTCTGTAATCTAGAAGCATGCCCTGTTAAAATAGCCCCCCAAAAGTCCCACAACAGCCAAATCAGGATCTCAGCCACTTTAGGCCATCTGCGTTTGAAACTCCAGGACAAGGGCTTACACATAGTGGGAGCAAAAAGAAATTAGCTCAgcccatttaaaagaaaagttacacTTACCATGTGCTCGTACACACACTGAGGTGGAAACTGCTCGCTTGCCAATTAGGCTAAACACTCTGGTAGCCAACATtctgaaagataaaaatgtacaCCCTCTCCATGAATGAGGGCAAACACCTATTAggaattcctttttttgttttcttccccccaGCATAGATGATCTGTTCTTCCTTAAAACCTAAGTTGAGGTTTTTCATAGCAGTCAACACGTTTTTACGGAGCTTCATTATAAACCAAATACCATAACATATACACACTACAGGAAATTAGTAAAAAACTGGCTTTCTTAAAAAACAAGGAGAAGCAGTTTTCCTAAGACTGAAAAAGCTAGAAACCCTACAGCGCTGAGCTGCCATGATAGGCTCCATTGTTTGGCGGAAAAGAATAAACAGCTCAAAGGGACCGGCATGCACTGCACGCAATTGAGTATTTGATTAAAAACCTAATAGGTGCGTAGGATAGGAAGGGAAAGGCAGGCAGAAAGGCTGCAAATACGGCCTGGTCCACTTCCAGTCCCTGCGGACAACGGATGACCTGGATGACCCACCTCTCACCTGGGCCCTTCCAGCTTCGGGCCCTTTTCCCCTAGCTCCCCCTGCTTTAAAACTGGCCCTTTCAGGGGACTGTTGACGACGAAAGGGACTCCTAACGCATTAGGAAAATACCCCCTTTGAGACAGAATAAACAGAAGCATGACGTCAGGGCTGAACTAGCTCGCACCCCGCGTCTTCTCTCCCCGGGCCTGGCCCGCGCGTGGGCGGACGCTGGGCGGCTTCTGGGTTGGAACACGGAGCGCCTCTCCCGCAGCCCCGTTAAACCGGGGACGGTCGCTCAAGCCGTGGCTGGAGGGCTGCGGGCCCAGGCTGCAGCGCGGACCCCGGGCCCCGCCCTCGGCCAGCGGGCGCTCCAAGGTCAGAGCTCGAACCCAGCTCGCGGC
This region includes:
- the COX4I1 gene encoding cytochrome c oxidase subunit 4 isoform 1, mitochondrial translates to MLATRVFSLIGKRAVSTSVCVRAHGSVVKSEDYALPSYVDRRDYPLPDVAHVKNLSASQKALKEKEKAPWSSLSIDEKVELYRMKFNESFAEMNRSTNEWKTVVGTAMFFLGFTALILIWEKRYVYGPVPHTFEEDWVAKQTKRMLDMKVSPIQGFSAKWDYDKNEWKK